One Synergistaceae bacterium DNA window includes the following coding sequences:
- a CDS encoding PD-(D/E)XK nuclease family protein: MSAKIFAYSNAEDLSGILSGLERDSYTHIIIPSRKDKFFISEPDAWTWNDLYEAVSKESRRGMFSPPDHLLILGSILEGVIPKYKAKLDALPGIRRPGFLLVLSRDVRELLNEAVSPEKLTHNPDSDKPEEFLLPEVYSHYIEYLDAHRLIDSAQVCTATVEALRANQSWGKDYVMVFTGFLSFNHSQLELVRALEDRCREVIIIKPEAGLEGFGDAASQFGQRVKAAPSSGRVLELNITEPGLEAEMIARTLALWSAGEKPEMGEFPGFDAIGMMLKDGREDSFAQAFARYGIPYDFMSGIPISQTLPGKVLASVYGLHTRSFPTYDTAMLLTQPCFAGSGFPALEAFRDGRTGLNNWEEYLAGGTGEVFADALKAMQNIRKFCEVFSKKHTPSKIMAMFRDFLNTWLERKDRTADLPELDEAVRQTASAIETVRHKALTLDELSPDLGPVLDLRLSGEEAYSFLETWCRNTNTRAPIQTANSVRIFTGQPPVLASFPVWIMTGVTMREYSGNMQASPLLGTEERIKLTGMNVYLPTLNDKAQQKEAVFRRLVHTGENLTIISRPLLDDEGRPVSESPFMQRFRDEMTGWKVESLPAEGISILLGGDGFTFPEVDAGGTIQRTPPVITKEAKHVGASDIRELLLCPFLWWQRRQAGIYEPSSELASSAKWGDLLHKYWECVWKAYREDMNAPGSVFKDIADKEWQRLESVAEDYEDFRRLIHDLRLKRRLSSVYWRADRLKRLQMGILDGLHKAGWTHTEILIEKEAHLKEDSDGVAFFGQCDRVEILRAPDGTTSAFIADYKTGKGEKYDDKTAIASYWWNKDGRKEFARGLQLSVYAAMFKSCSLAGVYILGLEDGKVSGTIEKSAQAAFSEYASKTFDGDITARTLEGEYAMKCAVRVLERGEFSPEYSCDLCQWCKVKSLCRKGEFKGEVMADSD; the protein is encoded by the coding sequence ATGAGCGCAAAAATTTTCGCATATTCCAACGCTGAAGACCTGTCGGGGATACTCTCCGGCCTCGAGAGGGACAGCTACACGCACATAATCATCCCTTCACGAAAAGACAAATTCTTCATCAGCGAGCCCGACGCGTGGACGTGGAATGACCTCTACGAAGCCGTCAGCAAGGAATCCCGGCGCGGAATGTTCTCTCCGCCGGATCACCTTCTGATTCTCGGCTCAATCCTCGAAGGCGTAATCCCCAAGTACAAAGCCAAGCTCGACGCACTGCCCGGAATACGCAGGCCGGGCTTCCTTCTTGTGCTTTCGCGGGATGTCAGGGAGCTCCTCAACGAGGCGGTATCCCCCGAAAAGCTCACTCACAACCCCGACAGCGACAAACCCGAAGAATTTCTCCTGCCGGAAGTTTATTCGCACTATATCGAGTACCTTGACGCTCACCGTCTAATCGACAGCGCGCAGGTGTGCACCGCGACAGTTGAGGCCTTGCGGGCTAATCAGTCGTGGGGAAAAGATTACGTGATGGTGTTCACGGGCTTCCTGTCCTTCAACCACAGCCAGCTTGAGCTTGTGCGTGCTCTTGAGGACAGGTGCAGGGAAGTAATCATCATCAAGCCTGAAGCCGGGCTGGAAGGTTTCGGCGACGCGGCCTCGCAGTTCGGGCAGAGGGTAAAAGCTGCTCCGTCGTCAGGACGAGTGCTCGAGCTCAACATCACTGAGCCCGGGCTTGAAGCCGAGATGATTGCGCGTACGCTGGCCTTGTGGTCTGCGGGCGAGAAGCCGGAGATGGGAGAATTTCCGGGCTTTGACGCGATAGGCATGATGCTAAAGGACGGCAGGGAGGACTCGTTTGCGCAGGCTTTCGCGAGGTACGGGATACCGTATGACTTCATGAGCGGCATTCCCATAAGCCAGACGCTGCCGGGCAAGGTCTTGGCCTCAGTCTACGGCCTGCACACGAGGAGCTTCCCGACGTACGACACCGCGATGCTGCTCACTCAGCCGTGCTTTGCGGGCTCTGGCTTCCCCGCACTAGAAGCGTTCAGGGACGGACGTACCGGCCTCAACAACTGGGAGGAGTATTTAGCGGGAGGTACAGGCGAGGTGTTCGCTGACGCACTGAAGGCGATGCAGAATATACGGAAATTCTGCGAGGTCTTCAGCAAGAAGCACACTCCCAGCAAAATCATGGCAATGTTCCGCGACTTCCTGAACACGTGGCTTGAACGCAAGGACAGGACAGCGGACTTACCCGAGCTCGACGAGGCAGTCCGGCAGACAGCGAGTGCGATAGAGACCGTCAGGCACAAAGCCTTGACGCTCGACGAACTTTCGCCGGATCTCGGGCCGGTGCTTGACCTCAGGCTCAGCGGCGAGGAGGCGTACAGCTTCCTTGAGACGTGGTGCAGGAACACCAACACCCGCGCTCCTATCCAGACGGCAAACAGCGTGAGAATCTTCACCGGACAGCCGCCGGTCTTGGCCTCGTTCCCGGTCTGGATAATGACGGGCGTAACGATGCGCGAATACTCCGGCAACATGCAGGCATCGCCTCTTCTGGGCACGGAGGAGCGCATCAAGCTCACCGGCATGAACGTTTACCTTCCCACGCTGAACGACAAGGCACAGCAGAAGGAGGCAGTGTTCAGGAGGCTTGTGCACACGGGCGAAAACCTGACGATAATCTCACGGCCTCTGCTTGACGACGAAGGACGGCCGGTCTCAGAGTCCCCGTTCATGCAGAGGTTCAGGGACGAGATGACGGGCTGGAAGGTGGAGAGTTTACCTGCGGAAGGAATCTCGATTCTGCTCGGCGGGGACGGCTTCACTTTCCCAGAGGTTGACGCAGGAGGCACAATCCAGCGCACACCGCCCGTAATCACGAAGGAGGCAAAGCATGTCGGAGCGAGCGACATCCGCGAACTTCTGCTCTGCCCGTTCCTGTGGTGGCAGAGGAGGCAGGCAGGAATCTACGAGCCGTCCTCAGAGCTAGCAAGTTCCGCAAAGTGGGGAGATCTCCTGCACAAGTACTGGGAGTGCGTCTGGAAGGCTTACCGCGAAGACATGAACGCTCCGGGCAGTGTCTTCAAAGATATAGCCGACAAGGAATGGCAGAGGCTGGAGAGCGTCGCGGAAGATTACGAGGATTTCCGCAGGCTCATTCACGATTTGCGGCTGAAGAGGAGGCTGTCTTCCGTGTATTGGCGTGCTGACAGGCTGAAGAGGCTTCAAATGGGCATACTTGACGGCCTTCACAAAGCGGGCTGGACGCACACTGAGATTCTGATTGAGAAGGAAGCGCACCTGAAGGAGGATTCTGATGGCGTTGCGTTCTTTGGACAGTGCGACAGGGTAGAGATTCTCAGGGCACCCGACGGCACTACTTCAGCCTTCATCGCTGACTACAAGACCGGCAAGGGCGAGAAATACGACGACAAAACCGCGATAGCTTCGTACTGGTGGAATAAAGACGGACGCAAGGAGTTCGCACGGGGGCTTCAGCTTTCGGTGTACGCGGCGATGTTCAAGAGTTGCAGCTTGGCGGGGGTGTACATTCTCGGCCTCGAGGACGGCAAAGTCTCCGGGACAATCGAGAAGTCTGCGCAGGCCGCCTTTAGCGAGTACGCGTCAAAGACGTTCGACGGCGACATAACAGCCCGCACTCTTGAGGGTGAATACGCAATGAAATGTGCGGTGAGGGTTCTGGAACGCGGAGAGTTCTCGCCTGAGTACAGCTGTGATCTGTGCCAGTGGTGCAAGGTCAAGAGCTTGTGCCGAAAAGGTGAGTTCAAGGGTGAAGTTATGGCGGACAGTGATTAG
- a CDS encoding flagellar FlbD family protein translates to MIEVHRLNGEAFLLNSDMIETIDVTPDTVLRLLNGHRYVVKEKVKDVYRKIIAFRKAAGYTCIIANTADEAKE, encoded by the coding sequence GTGATTGAAGTACATCGCTTGAACGGTGAGGCATTTCTGCTCAACTCCGACATGATAGAGACTATTGATGTAACGCCGGATACTGTACTGCGCCTTCTCAACGGACACCGCTACGTCGTCAAAGAGAAAGTGAAGGACGTGTACAGGAAGATTATTGCATTCAGGAAAGCGGCAGGGTACACGTGCATAATCGCCAACACTGCCGACGAAGCAAAGGAATAA
- a CDS encoding 1-deoxy-D-xylulose-5-phosphate synthase has protein sequence MSSEDLSDMQILTPGFTRQNLLTLDYSVLPVLAKEVREVIVETVKKNGGHLGSSLGVVELTIAMLRKFDPFNDRIIFDVGHQSYPYKILTDRFDRFSTLRLKDGIAGFPRRSESPADHFNTGHSSTSISAALGYAKARDLLGEKRHVVAFIGDASLINGLAFEALNYVQDTNTKLIIILNDNKHSISEPIGGFSTMLARLSANTFYRRIKNALRRRTSNDFKKWLEGVRNHIRSLFKPSTVFDEMGIKYWGPFDGHNIRNIEEILELAKNYYRPVILHFNTTKGKGVPEAEADPTKYHQLSPAGEPKGRTWSEAASDMAEEIARRDERIVCLTAAMITGVKLEHFARDFPRRFFDVGIAESHMLTMAAGLAAGGMRPWVFIYSTFLQRAMDQLMHDIALQNLPVVLMVDRAGLSGSDGDTHQGLLDISWGRAVPNLEIYAPCDEASLRDAMLKASVHNGPTLIRYPRGLIPSENLSPSVCDGGILKLSEGSLWAMLGNGASVPAMIEARGLAGREGLCVPAVYDVRRVKPLDVEALDDILARYNLLAVLEESYEAGGLGEAVAARIAETNAGVRLVRFGVPDVCVKHATQSEQREMYGLTPENVIAQCKKFLPHHEG, from the coding sequence ATGAGTTCCGAAGATTTGAGTGATATGCAGATTCTAACGCCAGGCTTCACACGACAGAACCTGCTCACTCTGGATTACAGCGTGCTTCCCGTGCTTGCTAAAGAGGTGCGGGAAGTTATTGTAGAGACCGTGAAGAAGAACGGCGGGCATCTCGGCTCGTCGCTGGGAGTCGTCGAGCTGACAATAGCAATGCTCCGTAAGTTCGACCCGTTCAACGACAGGATAATCTTTGACGTTGGGCATCAGTCTTACCCGTACAAGATTCTTACTGACAGGTTCGACAGATTCAGCACGTTGAGGCTGAAGGACGGGATTGCGGGTTTCCCGCGCAGGAGCGAGAGTCCCGCCGACCACTTCAACACCGGGCACAGCAGCACGTCGATTTCTGCGGCACTGGGTTACGCCAAAGCGCGAGACCTTCTTGGGGAGAAACGGCATGTTGTGGCGTTCATCGGGGATGCGTCGTTAATCAACGGGCTTGCGTTCGAGGCACTGAATTACGTTCAGGACACGAACACAAAGCTGATTATCATCCTCAACGACAACAAGCACTCAATCAGCGAACCCATAGGGGGCTTCTCGACGATGCTGGCGCGTCTCTCAGCAAATACCTTCTACAGGCGAATCAAGAACGCGCTGCGCAGACGGACGAGCAACGACTTCAAGAAGTGGCTTGAAGGAGTCAGGAATCACATTCGAAGTCTGTTCAAGCCGTCAACAGTCTTTGATGAGATGGGTATAAAGTACTGGGGGCCGTTCGACGGGCACAACATCAGGAACATCGAGGAGATATTAGAGCTGGCCAAGAACTACTACCGGCCTGTGATTCTGCACTTCAACACGACGAAGGGCAAGGGAGTACCTGAAGCAGAGGCAGACCCTACGAAGTATCACCAGCTTTCTCCCGCCGGAGAGCCGAAGGGCCGGACGTGGAGCGAAGCCGCCAGCGATATGGCAGAAGAGATTGCGCGCCGTGATGAACGCATCGTGTGCCTGACCGCCGCAATGATTACGGGAGTGAAGCTCGAACATTTTGCGCGTGATTTCCCCCGCAGGTTCTTCGACGTGGGCATAGCGGAAAGCCACATGCTGACGATGGCCGCCGGGCTCGCCGCAGGAGGAATGCGCCCTTGGGTGTTCATCTACTCGACGTTCTTACAGCGCGCGATGGATCAGCTGATGCATGATATTGCCCTGCAGAATCTGCCTGTCGTCCTGATGGTTGACCGTGCTGGGCTGTCCGGCTCTGACGGTGATACTCATCAGGGACTGCTGGACATCTCGTGGGGAAGGGCAGTGCCGAACCTCGAGATTTACGCTCCGTGCGATGAAGCGTCATTGCGTGATGCTATGCTGAAGGCCTCAGTTCACAACGGCCCGACGCTGATACGTTACCCGCGCGGGTTAATCCCCTCCGAGAACCTCAGCCCGTCCGTGTGCGACGGAGGAATCCTGAAGCTCAGCGAAGGCAGCTTATGGGCGATGCTGGGGAACGGTGCGAGTGTCCCTGCAATGATCGAAGCTAGAGGCTTGGCCGGACGTGAAGGGCTGTGCGTTCCTGCAGTGTATGACGTTAGACGTGTGAAGCCGCTGGACGTTGAAGCACTCGACGACATTCTTGCGCGCTACAACCTTCTTGCTGTGCTCGAGGAGAGTTACGAGGCCGGAGGACTGGGCGAGGCTGTCGCGGCAAGGATTGCTGAGACGAACGCTGGAGTACGGCTCGTGAGGTTCGGAGTGCCTGATGTGTGCGTGAAACACGCCACGCAGTCGGAACAGCGCGAAATGTACGGCCTCACACCCGAGAACGTGATAGCACAGTGCAAAAAGTTCCTGCCTCATCATGAAGGATAA
- the gmd gene encoding GDP-mannose 4,6-dehydratase: MKKALITGVTGQDGAFLTAFLLRKGYEVHGLKRRSSLFNTARIDEFYKDLHDEGHMFYLHYGDMTDSSNLVRMMQTIQPDEVYNLAAQSHVRVSFEEPEYTADSDGLGTLRLLEAIKILGLEKHTKFYQASTSELYGKVQETPQKETTPFYPRSPYGVAKLYAYWITVNYREAYGMFACNGILFNHESELRGETFVTRKITRAAARIALGLQERTYLGNLNAKRDWGHAEDYVKAMWMILQQDQPDDFVIATGETHSVREFATLAFREAGIELEWQGEGVDEKGIDTRTGKAVVVVDPQYFRPTEVDLLLGDPSKAERVLGWKRKVTFPELVRRMVKYDLELFKKDILIRDAGYTVTSALEEA; this comes from the coding sequence ATGAAGAAAGCACTAATCACGGGAGTAACCGGCCAAGACGGAGCATTCCTGACAGCGTTTCTGCTGAGAAAGGGTTACGAGGTTCACGGCCTCAAACGCAGAAGCTCTCTCTTCAACACAGCAAGAATCGACGAGTTCTACAAGGATCTTCACGACGAGGGGCACATGTTCTACCTGCATTACGGGGACATGACGGATTCCAGCAACCTCGTGCGTATGATGCAGACGATACAGCCCGACGAAGTCTACAACCTCGCGGCACAGAGCCACGTCCGGGTGTCGTTCGAGGAGCCGGAATACACGGCAGACTCTGACGGTCTGGGAACTCTGCGCCTGCTCGAGGCAATAAAGATTCTGGGTCTGGAGAAGCACACGAAGTTCTACCAGGCATCGACGAGCGAACTCTACGGCAAGGTTCAGGAGACACCCCAGAAGGAGACGACTCCCTTTTACCCGAGAAGCCCTTACGGTGTCGCTAAGCTCTATGCATACTGGATAACGGTGAACTACCGCGAGGCCTACGGGATGTTCGCGTGCAACGGAATACTGTTCAATCACGAGTCGGAGCTGAGGGGAGAAACGTTCGTTACCCGCAAGATAACCCGCGCCGCCGCACGTATCGCGCTGGGACTTCAGGAGCGCACGTATCTCGGCAACCTCAACGCAAAACGCGACTGGGGGCACGCAGAAGATTACGTCAAAGCAATGTGGATGATTCTTCAGCAGGACCAACCTGATGACTTCGTGATAGCTACTGGAGAGACGCACTCAGTGAGGGAGTTCGCGACGCTGGCATTCCGCGAGGCGGGGATAGAGCTCGAGTGGCAGGGCGAAGGTGTCGACGAGAAGGGGATAGACACGCGCACGGGCAAGGCGGTTGTGGTTGTTGACCCGCAGTATTTCCGCCCGACGGAAGTAGACCTGCTGCTCGGCGATCCGTCGAAGGCCGAAAGAGTCTTAGGCTGGAAGAGGAAAGTAACTTTCCCCGAGCTCGTCAGGCGAATGGTGAAGTACGACCTCGAACTGTTCAAGAAGGACATACTCATCCGCGACGCGGGCTACACGGTTACGAGCGCGCTCGAGGAGGCGTGA
- a CDS encoding NADP-dependent isocitrate dehydrogenase yields MGKIKMANPIVEMDGDEMTRVLWQIIKDDLLLPFVELNMEYYDLGLPKRDETRDKITWEAAEAIKKHHVGVKCATITPNKQRVEEYNLHEMWKSPNGTIRAVLDGTVFRAPILTSVIKPVVKNWKKPITIARHAYGDVYRGTEFRVPEPGKAELLFTGKNGTTFRETVYEYECPGVLQAMYNKDTSIESFARSCFEYALSTKQDIWFATKDTISKQYDQTFKLRFQAIFDAEYAERFKAAGITYFYTLIDDAVARVMRSEGGFIWACKNYDGDVMSDMVSTAFGSLAMMTSVLVSPDGNFEYEAAHGTVTKHYYRYRDEGKMTSTNPVATIFAWSGALRKRGELDGNAELVDFADRLEKATISTIEGGVMTKDLSGLCEGVVPQVVDSKQFIQAIAAKL; encoded by the coding sequence ATGGGCAAGATAAAAATGGCCAACCCCATCGTTGAGATGGACGGCGACGAAATGACCCGCGTACTGTGGCAGATCATCAAGGACGACCTCCTTCTGCCGTTCGTTGAGCTTAACATGGAGTACTACGATCTCGGCCTGCCGAAGAGAGACGAGACGCGCGACAAAATCACTTGGGAAGCCGCAGAGGCCATCAAGAAGCATCACGTCGGCGTAAAGTGCGCAACCATCACCCCCAACAAGCAGAGAGTCGAGGAGTATAACCTCCACGAGATGTGGAAGTCCCCCAACGGCACGATCCGTGCAGTGCTTGACGGGACAGTCTTCCGCGCACCGATCCTCACGAGCGTAATCAAGCCGGTCGTCAAGAACTGGAAGAAGCCCATCACGATTGCGCGTCATGCATACGGCGACGTGTACAGGGGAACAGAGTTCCGCGTACCCGAACCCGGCAAGGCTGAGCTTCTCTTCACGGGCAAGAACGGGACGACTTTCCGCGAGACAGTCTACGAGTACGAGTGCCCCGGCGTTCTTCAGGCAATGTACAACAAGGACACCTCGATAGAGTCATTCGCACGTTCGTGCTTTGAGTACGCGCTCTCGACGAAGCAGGACATCTGGTTTGCGACGAAGGACACAATCTCCAAGCAGTACGACCAGACCTTCAAGCTGCGTTTCCAAGCAATCTTTGACGCAGAGTATGCCGAGAGGTTCAAGGCGGCAGGAATCACCTACTTCTACACGCTGATTGACGACGCAGTAGCAAGGGTCATGCGTTCAGAGGGCGGCTTCATCTGGGCGTGCAAGAACTACGACGGCGACGTTATGAGCGACATGGTCAGCACGGCTTTCGGCTCGCTGGCAATGATGACCTCCGTACTTGTCTCGCCCGACGGGAACTTCGAGTACGAGGCGGCACACGGAACAGTAACGAAGCACTATTACCGTTACCGCGACGAGGGCAAGATGACTTCAACGAACCCTGTCGCAACGATCTTCGCGTGGAGCGGAGCACTCAGGAAGCGCGGCGAGCTTGACGGCAACGCAGAGCTTGTAGACTTCGCGGACAGGCTCGAGAAGGCCACCATCAGCACCATTGAGGGCGGCGTAATGACTAAGGACTTGTCCGGCCTGTGCGAGGGCGTAGTTCCTCAGGTTGTGGACAGCAAGCAGTTTATCCAGGCAATCGCGGCGAAGCTGTAG
- a CDS encoding motility protein A has product MASGGNIGAYFDVPSLMITIGGAIGATVISNPGDRLKAIGGCMKNVFTFKEPDLVGMVQMIVSFAEKARREGLLSLEADVAEVDSDFMRKAIQLVVDGTDPELVRAILDTEIGVFEDRHSANKAVFDNLTEFAPSFGMIGTLIGLIAMLGNLQDVNALGPGMAVALITTMYGSMMANMFGSPISKKLAARSAQEVKSMELMVEGILAIQAGENPRIVEEKLKVYLPPAMREAFNQEEA; this is encoded by the coding sequence ATGGCTTCTGGCGGAAACATCGGGGCATACTTCGACGTTCCCTCATTGATGATAACAATCGGCGGAGCAATCGGAGCAACAGTCATCTCCAACCCGGGCGACCGTCTTAAAGCTATAGGCGGCTGTATGAAGAATGTCTTTACGTTCAAAGAGCCTGACCTTGTGGGGATGGTTCAGATGATAGTCAGCTTTGCGGAGAAGGCACGGCGTGAAGGCCTGCTCTCTCTTGAAGCTGATGTGGCGGAGGTCGACAGCGATTTCATGCGCAAGGCAATACAGCTCGTTGTTGACGGAACAGACCCGGAACTTGTGAGGGCAATCCTTGATACGGAGATAGGAGTCTTTGAGGACAGGCACAGTGCGAACAAAGCCGTGTTCGACAACCTTACGGAGTTTGCGCCGTCGTTCGGAATGATAGGAACTCTGATCGGACTAATTGCAATGCTCGGAAACCTTCAGGACGTTAATGCTCTTGGTCCCGGAATGGCGGTCGCACTTATCACGACAATGTACGGCTCAATGATGGCTAACATGTTCGGTTCTCCTATCAGCAAGAAGCTGGCGGCACGTTCGGCGCAGGAAGTCAAGTCGATGGAACTGATGGTAGAGGGTATCCTTGCGATTCAGGCCGGAGAGAACCCGCGAATCGTTGAAGAGAAGCTGAAGGTTTATCTGCCTCCTGCAATGCGCGAAGCCTTCAACCAGGAGGAGGCTTAA
- a CDS encoding TlyA family RNA methyltransferase, with product MKDKERLDKLLPELGLTDTRNRAQALIMAGNVRVNGQVITKAGAMFPRDAVITVEGVRQWAGRGAQKLLRAFKVFPINVEGKVCADFGASTGGFTDVLLANGARKVYAIDVGYGQLLWRLASDSRVVVMDRTNARYLTRSDFPERVEFSSCDVSFISLKLIIPVIDDVTEGDAVVLIKPQFEAGRERISRGVVRDKAVHADVLREVLAFVKESSGFGVAGLTHSPIRGPEGNIEFLCWLSRSHDSKNCDVDAIVDEAHEKLGK from the coding sequence ATGAAGGATAAGGAACGTCTGGATAAGTTACTGCCTGAGCTTGGCCTCACCGATACGAGGAACAGGGCTCAGGCATTAATCATGGCCGGAAATGTCCGCGTCAACGGGCAGGTTATCACGAAGGCGGGCGCAATGTTCCCGCGCGATGCAGTTATCACCGTAGAAGGAGTGCGCCAGTGGGCAGGAAGAGGAGCGCAGAAGCTCTTGCGTGCGTTCAAGGTTTTCCCCATCAACGTTGAAGGGAAGGTGTGTGCTGACTTCGGCGCATCAACTGGAGGTTTTACGGATGTACTGCTGGCTAACGGTGCGCGGAAGGTCTACGCAATTGATGTGGGTTACGGGCAGCTTCTGTGGAGGCTGGCGAGCGATTCACGGGTCGTAGTCATGGACAGGACAAACGCACGCTACCTCACACGTTCGGACTTTCCCGAGCGGGTAGAGTTCTCCTCGTGCGATGTGTCGTTCATCTCCTTGAAGCTGATAATCCCTGTGATTGATGACGTAACGGAGGGTGATGCTGTTGTGCTCATAAAGCCGCAGTTCGAGGCCGGGCGCGAGAGAATCTCTAGGGGGGTTGTGAGGGACAAGGCAGTTCACGCCGACGTTCTGCGGGAGGTTCTGGCGTTCGTGAAGGAGAGCTCGGGCTTCGGCGTTGCTGGGCTCACTCACTCGCCGATACGCGGGCCTGAAGGTAATATAGAGTTCCTGTGCTGGCTGTCCCGCTCACATGACAGCAAGAATTGCGATGTTGATGCTATAGTTGACGAAGCGCATGAAAAGTTAGGGAAATAA